The uncultured Bacteroides sp. DNA segment TTAATCAAAAATATGCGAGAAAACATATTGAGTTAACTCTTTAAATCTTATATGTCATGAAAGTATATCAGACTAATGAAATTAAGAACATAGCCTTATTGGGAAGTTCTGGCTCTGGGAAAACCACTCTCGTTGAAGCGATGCTATTCGAGAGTGGTATTATAAAGCGTCGCGGCTCAGTTGCCGCAAAAAACACAGTGAGTGATTATTTTCCTGTAGAACAGGAATATGGTTACTCCGTTTTTTCTACCGTATTCCATGTTGAATGGAATAATAAAAAGCTGAATATGATAGATTGTCCGGGTGCGGATGATTTTGTGGGGGGAGCTGTTACTGCATTGAATGTAACGGATACTGCTGTTCTTCTGTTAAATGGTCATTATGGGTTAGAGGTGGGTACCCAAAACCATTTTAGATACACAGAAAAGCTTAATAAACCAGTCATCTTTCTTGTCAATCAGCTTGATAATGAGAAATGTGATTATGATAATATCCTTGAACAACTAAAAGAAGCCTATGGGTCTAAAGTTGTTCCGATTCAGTATCCTATAACTACAGGGCCTGGATTTAATGCATTGATTGACGTACTCTTAATGAAAAAATATTCATGGAAGCCAGAAGGTGGTGTTCCTATCATAGAAGAAATTCCGGCTGAAGAAATGGATAAAGCAGTGGAAATGCATAAAGTTCTGGTAGAAGCTGCAGCCGAGAATGATGAAGGATTGATGGAGAAGTTTTTTGAACAAGAATCTCTTAGTGAAGATGAAATGCGTGAAGGAATTCGTAAGGGACTTGCTGCTCGTGCAATGTTTCCGGTCTTTTGCGTTTGTGCAGGTAAAGATATGGGGATCCGGCGTTTGATGGAGTTCTTGGGAAATGTAGTTCCTTTTGTGTCGGAGATGCCTAAAGTGACTAATTCAGAAGATGAAGAGATTGCCCCGAATGTTTTAGGGCCGACGTCTCTTTATTTTTTCAAGACAAGTGTAGAGCCTCATATTGGCGAGATATCTTATTTTAAGGTGATGAGTGGCAAAGTGAGAGAAGGTGATGATCTGCTAAATGCCAATAGAGGGTCAAAAGAACGAATTGCGCAAATATACGTTGTAGCTGGTGCCAATCGAATAAAAGTAGAGGAGCTTCAAGCAGGTGATATAGGTGCTGCGGTGAAGTTGAAGGATGTGAAAACAGGGAATACTTTGAACGGAAAAGATTGTGACTATCGATTTGATTTTATTAGATATCCTAATTCTAGATATACGCGGGCTATTAAGCCTGTAACTGAGTCGGATGTTGAAAAAATGATGAGCAGTCTTAATCGTATGCGAGAAGAAGATCCGACTTGGGTTATAGAGCAATCTAAGGAACTGAGACAGACGCTTGTGCATGGGCAAGGGGAATTTCATCTACGTACCTTGAAGTGGCGTTTGGAGAATAACGAAAAACTATTTATTAAATTTGAGGAACCTAAGATCCCTTATAGAGAGACAATTACCAAAGCTGCTCGGGCAGATTATCGGCACAAGAAACAGTCGGGAGGTGCCGGACAATTTGGAGAAGTTCACCTTATTGTCGAACCTTATAAAGAGGGAATGCCCGTGCCGGACACTTATAAGTTTAATGGGCAAGAGTTCAAAATAACAGTGAGGGGCACTGAAGAAATATCTCTTGAATGGGGTGGTAAACTTGTTTTTATTAATAGTATAGTAGGTGGCTCAATTGACTCTCGCTTTATGCCTGCTATCTTAAAAGGAATCATGGCTCGTATGGAGCAAGGTCCACTTACTGGTTCGTATGCCCGAGATGTACGTGTTATTGTGTATGAAGGAAAAATGCATCCGGTAGATTCCAATGAAATCTCATTCATGCTTGCAGGTAGGAATGCTTTTAGTGAAGCCTTTAAGAATGCGGGACCTAAAATATTGGAACCGATTTATGATGTGGAGGTGTTTGTGCCTTCAGACAAGATGGGTGATGTTATGGGAGATCTCCAAGGCAGGCGAGCTGTTATTATGGGTATGAGTAGTGAAAAAGGATTTGAGAAATTGACGGCCAAGATACCTCTGAAGGAGATGTCTTCCTATTCCACTGCTCTGAGCTCGTTAACGGGTGGCCGGGCTTCATTTATAATGAGATTCTCAAGTTATGAACTTGTTCCGGCTGATATACAAGAGAAGCTGATTAAAGAATTTGAAGCGAAACATACTGAAGAATAAGTGTTGTTGATACAAATCTATGAGCCGTCATTCTTTTAGCTGAAAAATGACGGCTTTTTAGGATGTTGCCATCAATATTTGTCTCTGTCTCTATAATGTTTAATTTTTCATTAAATTTGCAAACTAAAAGCTTTATCTTTTGTTATAATCATCAGAATGCTATATAAAAAAAACATTTGGGTTAATTAACGAGAACTGGCGGTTAAATCAGGTTAATTCATTAGGAATGTTAATTAGGGAGTGTTAATTTTGTTGTCATGAAGAAGTCAACAATCTGGATATTGGGTATCGTTATGGGCCTTTCTTTTCTTAGTTTACTGTATTTACAGGTAAGCTATATCGAAGAAATGGTGAAAATGCGTAATGAGCAATTCGATGAATCGGTAAAACGTAGTCTATATCAGGTTTCAAAGAATGTAGAATACGATGAAACTCAGCGTTGGTTAGAGCGAGACGTGTCGGATACTGAGAGGCAAGCTTTGGCTCAATCTTCTTCTCCCCAGAAAAACGACCTAATTCAGCAAACCCAGCGTTATTCTGTTGCGACACAGGATGGATCTATGTACTCAGCATTTGAATTGAAGACCATAACAACTAAGCCTTCAGCATTGCCTAAGGCTATGATATCCCGCAGGCACGGTACTAATACAATACCTCAAACGTCTAGAACCTTACAAGAAGCGATTAAGAATCGCTATTTATATCAACGTTTTCTGCTTGATGAAGTTGTTTGGCAAATGCTTTATAGGGCTAGCGATAAATTACTTGAGGAACGGGTCAATTTTAAAAACTTGGATCAATACCTCAAATCAGAACTGATAAATAATGGAATAGATATACCTTATCATTTCGTTGTTATTGACAAAGATGGTCGTGAAGTGTATCGTTGTTCTGATTATGATGATAAAGGTAGCGAGAGTTCATATAGCCAGATCCTTTTCCCGAATGATCCGCCGGCAAAGATGAGTGTTATAAGGGTTCATTTCCCTGCTAAAAGAGATTATATCTTTGACTCGGTGAGCTTTATGATTCCTTCATTGGTTTTCACATTGGTGTTGCTAATAACGTTCATTTTTACAATTTATATTGTATTCAGGCAGAAGAAGCTCACGGAAATGAAAAATGATTTTATTAATAACATGACGCATGAGTTTAAGACTCCTATATCGACAATCTCTTTGGCTGCACAAATGCTAAAAGATCCTGCGGTAGGTAAATCGCCTCAAATGTTTCAACATATTTCCGGTGTGATTAATGATGAAACGAAACGTTTAAGATTCCAAGTGGAGAAAGTTCTTCAGATGTCGATGTTTGACAAACAGAAGGCTACCTTAAAGATGAAAGAACTAGATGCGAATGAAATGATTTCTGGGGTAATTAATACGTTTACTCTAAAGGTTGAACGATATAATGGAAAGATTACATCTGATCTGGCTGCAGCTGAGGCTACTATTTTTGCTGATGAAATGCACATTACGAATGTAATCTTTAACTTGATGGACAATGCTGTAAAGTATAAGAAACCGGAAGAGGATTTGTTGTTAGATGTCAGGACTTGGAATGAACAAGGTAAGTTGATGATCTCCATACAAGATAATGGCATCGGCATAAAAAAAGAAAATTTAAAAAAAGTATTTGATAAATTTTATCGCGTGCATACAGGTAATCTGCACGATGTAAAAGGATTTGGATTGGGACTGGCTTATGTAAGAAAGATCATTCAAGATCATAAAGGAGCTATTAGGGCT contains these protein-coding regions:
- a CDS encoding elongation factor G; its protein translation is MKVYQTNEIKNIALLGSSGSGKTTLVEAMLFESGIIKRRGSVAAKNTVSDYFPVEQEYGYSVFSTVFHVEWNNKKLNMIDCPGADDFVGGAVTALNVTDTAVLLLNGHYGLEVGTQNHFRYTEKLNKPVIFLVNQLDNEKCDYDNILEQLKEAYGSKVVPIQYPITTGPGFNALIDVLLMKKYSWKPEGGVPIIEEIPAEEMDKAVEMHKVLVEAAAENDEGLMEKFFEQESLSEDEMREGIRKGLAARAMFPVFCVCAGKDMGIRRLMEFLGNVVPFVSEMPKVTNSEDEEIAPNVLGPTSLYFFKTSVEPHIGEISYFKVMSGKVREGDDLLNANRGSKERIAQIYVVAGANRIKVEELQAGDIGAAVKLKDVKTGNTLNGKDCDYRFDFIRYPNSRYTRAIKPVTESDVEKMMSSLNRMREEDPTWVIEQSKELRQTLVHGQGEFHLRTLKWRLENNEKLFIKFEEPKIPYRETITKAARADYRHKKQSGGAGQFGEVHLIVEPYKEGMPVPDTYKFNGQEFKITVRGTEEISLEWGGKLVFINSIVGGSIDSRFMPAILKGIMARMEQGPLTGSYARDVRVIVYEGKMHPVDSNEISFMLAGRNAFSEAFKNAGPKILEPIYDVEVFVPSDKMGDVMGDLQGRRAVIMGMSSEKGFEKLTAKIPLKEMSSYSTALSSLTGGRASFIMRFSSYELVPADIQEKLIKEFEAKHTEE
- a CDS encoding HAMP domain-containing sensor histidine kinase, coding for MKKSTIWILGIVMGLSFLSLLYLQVSYIEEMVKMRNEQFDESVKRSLYQVSKNVEYDETQRWLERDVSDTERQALAQSSSPQKNDLIQQTQRYSVATQDGSMYSAFELKTITTKPSALPKAMISRRHGTNTIPQTSRTLQEAIKNRYLYQRFLLDEVVWQMLYRASDKLLEERVNFKNLDQYLKSELINNGIDIPYHFVVIDKDGREVYRCSDYDDKGSESSYSQILFPNDPPAKMSVIRVHFPAKRDYIFDSVSFMIPSLVFTLVLLITFIFTIYIVFRQKKLTEMKNDFINNMTHEFKTPISTISLAAQMLKDPAVGKSPQMFQHISGVINDETKRLRFQVEKVLQMSMFDKQKATLKMKELDANEMISGVINTFTLKVERYNGKITSDLAAAEATIFADEMHITNVIFNLMDNAVKYKKPEEDLLLDVRTWNEQGKLMISIQDNGIGIKKENLKKVFDKFYRVHTGNLHDVKGFGLGLAYVRKIIQDHKGAIRAESELNVGTKFIIALPILKNE